A window from Mixophyes fleayi isolate aMixFle1 chromosome 12, aMixFle1.hap1, whole genome shotgun sequence encodes these proteins:
- the BRMS1L gene encoding breast cancer metastasis-suppressor 1-like protein isoform X1 codes for MLQDLDILEDWTTIRKAMATLGPHRVKPEVTVKLEKHQHTARSEDGRLHYDGEWYGRGQTISIDKKDEYPTRCAIITTINNDEVWFKRQDGSKSKLYISQLQKGKYSIKHI; via the exons ATGTTGCAAGACCTGGATATACTTGAAGACTGGACTACTATTAGAAAG GCCATGGCGACATTGGGTCCTCATCGTGTAAAACCAGAAG TTACAGTGAAGCTGgaaaaacatcagcatactgcAAGATCAGAGGATGGTCGGCTGCATTATGATGGAGAGTGGTACGGTCGAGGGCAGACTATCAGCATTGACAAGAAGGACGAGTACCCAACAAGGTG tGCCATCATCACAACCATAAACAACGACGAGGTTTGGTTTAAGAGGCAAGATGGCAGCAAGTCTAAATTGTACATTTCTCAGCTACAGAAAGGGAAATATAGTATCAAGCACATCTGA
- the BRMS1L gene encoding breast cancer metastasis-suppressor 1-like protein isoform X2 gives MLQDLDILEDWTTIRKAMATLGPHRVKPEVTVKLEKHQHTARSEDGRLHYDGEWYGRGQTISIDKKDEYPTSAIITTINNDEVWFKRQDGSKSKLYISQLQKGKYSIKHI, from the exons ATGTTGCAAGACCTGGATATACTTGAAGACTGGACTACTATTAGAAAG GCCATGGCGACATTGGGTCCTCATCGTGTAAAACCAGAAG TTACAGTGAAGCTGgaaaaacatcagcatactgcAAGATCAGAGGATGGTCGGCTGCATTATGATGGAGAGTGGTACGGTCGAGGGCAGACTATCAGCATTGACAAGAAGGACGAGTACCCAACAAG tGCCATCATCACAACCATAAACAACGACGAGGTTTGGTTTAAGAGGCAAGATGGCAGCAAGTCTAAATTGTACATTTCTCAGCTACAGAAAGGGAAATATAGTATCAAGCACATCTGA